A genomic window from Rhodococcus sp. KBS0724 includes:
- a CDS encoding MFS transporter translates to MARAGGVEESAPAEGQSTVKVIRAAVVGTVVEYYDFGIYGYMATTIAALFFVSSDPNAALLGTFAAFAVAFFLRVPGGIFFGHIGDRYGRKNALSWTILLMVIATAGMGLLPTYATLGMWATSILVLARCLQGFAAGGELGGANAFVSESAPARWRATQTSMVNTGTYLGSLAASLIALGLTSVFSEEQVLEWAWRLPFLLSLLIGGIGIWIRSQMEDTPQFEELKEKGETESLPIKELLRSSGGSVVKIILLGALITGGYYIASVYAATYLQTAGGHSKQVAFLSTSLALVLGVITLPIAGYMADKYGRRPVLFAGSAASVVLGVPMFMLMAGSGTWAAVAGQSILFVCVSVVNGASYVTYVEMLKASVRYSGLALGNNVTNMLLGGTAPFIATYLISVTDNNLAPAGYFVFCALITFVTVFFVKETKGVALQID, encoded by the coding sequence ATGGCGCGAGCCGGGGGCGTCGAAGAGAGCGCTCCAGCCGAAGGCCAGTCAACCGTCAAGGTAATTCGCGCGGCCGTCGTCGGTACCGTTGTCGAGTATTACGACTTCGGTATCTACGGATACATGGCAACCACCATTGCCGCGCTGTTCTTCGTTTCATCCGATCCGAATGCCGCGCTACTCGGTACCTTCGCGGCGTTTGCCGTGGCTTTCTTCCTCCGTGTGCCCGGCGGAATCTTCTTCGGCCATATCGGCGACCGCTATGGACGCAAGAATGCGCTGTCCTGGACCATCTTGCTGATGGTCATCGCAACCGCCGGAATGGGCCTGCTTCCGACCTACGCCACGTTGGGCATGTGGGCGACATCGATCCTGGTGTTGGCTCGTTGCCTTCAAGGCTTTGCGGCCGGCGGTGAGCTTGGCGGTGCAAACGCCTTTGTCTCCGAGTCCGCTCCGGCGCGTTGGCGCGCAACCCAGACGTCGATGGTCAACACCGGCACCTACCTGGGTTCTCTTGCGGCGTCGCTGATCGCTCTCGGCCTCACGTCAGTGTTCTCCGAAGAGCAGGTCCTCGAATGGGCATGGCGTCTGCCGTTCCTGCTCAGCCTGCTGATCGGTGGCATCGGTATCTGGATTCGTAGCCAGATGGAAGACACCCCGCAGTTCGAAGAGCTCAAGGAAAAGGGCGAGACCGAGTCGCTCCCGATCAAGGAACTGCTGCGCAGTTCAGGTGGCAGCGTAGTCAAGATCATCCTTCTCGGAGCGCTCATCACCGGTGGCTACTACATCGCTTCGGTGTACGCCGCGACGTACCTCCAGACTGCCGGCGGACATTCCAAGCAGGTGGCATTCCTGTCCACGTCGCTCGCCTTGGTGCTCGGCGTGATCACACTGCCCATCGCCGGCTACATGGCAGACAAGTACGGCCGTCGTCCGGTGTTGTTTGCCGGTAGCGCCGCGTCGGTCGTCCTGGGTGTCCCGATGTTCATGCTGATGGCCGGTTCGGGAACGTGGGCCGCAGTGGCCGGTCAGTCGATTCTGTTCGTCTGCGTCTCCGTAGTCAACGGTGCGTCGTACGTAACCTACGTCGAAATGCTCAAGGCATCAGTGCGTTACAGCGGTCTGGCTTTGGGTAACAACGTCACCAATATGCTTCTCGGTGGTACCGCGCCGTTCATCGCGACGTACCTGATCAGCGTGACGGACAACAATCTTGCGCCCGCCGGATACTTCGTGTTCTGCGCCCTGATCACATTTGTCACGGTGTTCTTCGTGAAGGAAACCAAGGGCGTCGCGTTGCAGATCGACTAA
- a CDS encoding pirin-like bicupin family protein, giving the protein MSALTTPHIDVHRSGDRLKSRISWLDSKHSFSFGQHYDPDNTHHGLLLVNNDDTVLAGTGFDTHPHKDMEIVTWVLRGSLVHQDSIGHSGVIYPGLAQRMSAGTGIMHSEKNDSWRLGGRQHSDPVHFIQMWVAPDEGGLTPGYEQLEIDDELLRGGLIPVASGMDRYKDHSAIRINNKYAALHVARILPGTSVSLPSAPFLHVFVAQGTAELEGTGTLYEGDAVRMSDSGGQLVTSETGAEVLVWEMHARIGG; this is encoded by the coding sequence ATGTCGGCGCTCACAACCCCGCACATCGACGTCCATCGCAGCGGCGATCGCCTGAAATCCCGCATCTCCTGGCTTGATTCAAAACATTCCTTCTCGTTCGGGCAGCACTACGACCCCGACAACACCCACCACGGCCTGCTCCTCGTCAACAACGACGACACTGTGCTCGCGGGCACCGGATTCGATACTCACCCGCACAAGGACATGGAAATCGTGACGTGGGTGCTTCGCGGTTCCCTCGTTCACCAAGACTCCATCGGACACTCCGGCGTCATCTATCCCGGACTCGCGCAACGGATGAGCGCGGGCACCGGAATCATGCACAGCGAGAAGAACGACTCGTGGCGTCTGGGCGGCCGACAGCACTCCGACCCCGTGCACTTCATCCAGATGTGGGTAGCACCCGACGAGGGCGGACTGACACCTGGATACGAACAACTCGAAATCGACGACGAACTCCTACGCGGTGGCCTGATACCCGTCGCCTCCGGAATGGATCGCTACAAAGATCATTCGGCTATCCGCATCAACAACAAGTACGCGGCACTACATGTGGCTCGGATTCTCCCGGGAACAAGCGTGAGCCTGCCGAGCGCCCCGTTCCTCCATGTCTTCGTAGCGCAAGGAACCGCAGAGCTGGAGGGCACCGGCACCCTCTACGAAGGTGACGCCGTGCGGATGAGCGACTCCGGCGGACAACTCGTCACCTCCGAAACCGGTGCCGAAGTACTGGTCTGGGAGATGCACGCACGTATCGGTGGCTGA
- a CDS encoding nuclear transport factor 2 family protein, whose product MTDYRGVATDDVVAIHQLYALQSHFIDSGRQRDWAATFTVDGEFHSPSYPEPVVGFSDLEAFAGRFYSGADAADEVHRHVITNLLVEPAAEAELTVCGYLQIVATTRGGDTRLVRMTTITDRVIRVGDEWKIARRSVFRDDAPRNP is encoded by the coding sequence ATGACTGACTACCGCGGAGTGGCAACCGACGATGTTGTCGCAATCCACCAGCTGTACGCATTGCAGAGTCACTTCATCGACTCTGGGCGGCAACGGGATTGGGCGGCAACATTTACAGTTGACGGTGAGTTCCACTCGCCCAGCTATCCGGAACCCGTAGTCGGTTTTTCGGATCTCGAAGCTTTTGCCGGCCGCTTCTACTCGGGAGCCGATGCGGCTGACGAGGTGCACCGACACGTGATCACCAACCTGTTGGTGGAACCGGCAGCCGAAGCCGAGTTGACGGTGTGCGGCTACCTGCAGATTGTCGCCACCACACGCGGTGGCGACACGCGATTGGTTCGGATGACAACGATCACCGATCGAGTGATCCGGGTCGGCGATGAGTGGAAGATTGCCCGCCGCAGTGTGTTCCGCGATGACGCGCCACGCAATCCCTGA
- a CDS encoding SDR family NAD(P)-dependent oxidoreductase: MSETTNYPGVVLVTGGAGGMGAHHARTLAARGSHVCIADVADSSALVEEIIADGGSASAHSLDVTDPAAWARVVDEIRSAHGELGGLINNAGISRRLEFMDTPDDIWELTMKINLFGPFYGMKAVAPLMQESGGGSIVNISSIAGQIGYFSPAYSSSKWGLTGLSKSAAGNFAQWGIRVNSVHPGLVGTALLGGADSFVAASLKSVPFGRIATLDEITEAVLFLLSDKSTYTSGTEITVDGGLVSNGLYHRIIAETGELS; the protein is encoded by the coding sequence ATGTCTGAGACCACGAATTATCCAGGCGTAGTACTTGTTACGGGTGGCGCGGGAGGTATGGGAGCGCACCACGCTCGTACGCTTGCCGCGCGTGGTTCCCACGTCTGCATTGCGGACGTCGCGGATTCCTCGGCTCTGGTCGAGGAGATCATCGCCGACGGAGGTTCGGCGTCCGCGCATTCGCTCGATGTCACCGACCCCGCAGCGTGGGCCCGGGTTGTCGACGAAATCCGCTCCGCCCATGGTGAACTGGGCGGACTGATCAACAACGCCGGTATCTCGCGGCGTCTCGAATTCATGGACACTCCCGATGACATCTGGGAACTGACCATGAAGATCAACCTCTTCGGGCCGTTCTACGGCATGAAGGCGGTAGCTCCGTTGATGCAGGAGAGCGGAGGTGGATCCATCGTCAACATCTCGTCCATCGCGGGACAGATCGGATACTTCTCACCCGCGTACTCGTCGAGCAAATGGGGCCTGACCGGGCTGTCGAAATCAGCGGCAGGCAACTTTGCGCAGTGGGGAATTCGCGTCAACTCGGTGCACCCGGGTTTGGTCGGTACGGCACTGCTCGGTGGTGCTGACAGCTTTGTTGCTGCGTCACTCAAGTCAGTGCCCTTCGGGCGCATAGCAACTCTGGACGAGATCACCGAGGCCGTCCTGTTCCTGTTGTCCGACAAGTCGACCTACACGAGCGGAACCGAGATCACCGTGGACGGCGGGCTGGTCTCGAACGGCTTGTACCACCGCATCATCGCGGAGACTGGAGAACTTTCATGA
- a CDS encoding pirin family protein gives MPAMTVENILALPRLDEPAASAVSRPVKSITTAPVGYEGEGFPVHRAFAGIDLSALDPFIHMDQMGEVNYAPGEPKGTPWHPHRGFETVTYMIDGIMEHQDSNGGGGIIGGGDTQWMTAGGGILHIETPPEHLVVSGGLFHGVQLWVNLPRDNKMAAPRYQDITGNKVALLSSHDGGALVRVIAGEIAGHAGPGSTYTPIALSHTTIAPGASVTLPWNPEFNAIAYVLAGEGTVGADRRPIRAGQTAVYGRGDSITIAASDRQDSRTESLEVFILGGKPIREPIAMAGPFVMNTKSEVMQAFEDFQAGRLGSIPAAHETLS, from the coding sequence ATGCCTGCTATGACAGTCGAGAATATTTTGGCCCTGCCCCGGCTCGACGAGCCTGCAGCGTCCGCAGTCAGCCGCCCCGTCAAGAGCATCACCACCGCTCCGGTCGGCTACGAAGGCGAAGGGTTCCCCGTACACCGCGCATTCGCGGGCATCGATCTCTCCGCACTCGACCCGTTCATCCACATGGACCAGATGGGTGAGGTCAACTACGCCCCCGGCGAACCCAAGGGCACGCCGTGGCACCCGCACCGCGGCTTCGAAACCGTCACATACATGATCGACGGCATCATGGAGCACCAGGACTCCAACGGTGGTGGCGGCATTATCGGCGGCGGTGACACCCAGTGGATGACCGCAGGTGGCGGCATCCTCCACATCGAGACTCCCCCGGAGCACCTCGTTGTCAGCGGCGGCCTCTTCCATGGCGTCCAACTGTGGGTGAACCTGCCCCGTGACAACAAGATGGCGGCGCCGCGGTACCAGGACATCACCGGAAACAAGGTGGCCCTGCTTTCCTCGCACGACGGTGGCGCATTGGTTCGCGTCATCGCCGGAGAGATTGCCGGCCACGCCGGACCGGGATCGACCTACACGCCCATCGCCCTGTCCCACACGACCATCGCACCTGGCGCCAGCGTCACCTTGCCGTGGAACCCCGAGTTCAACGCCATCGCGTACGTTCTTGCCGGTGAGGGAACCGTCGGCGCCGACCGTCGGCCGATCCGCGCAGGCCAGACCGCCGTCTACGGACGCGGCGACTCCATCACCATCGCCGCATCCGATCGCCAGGATTCACGGACCGAATCGCTCGAGGTCTTCATCCTCGGCGGCAAGCCGATCCGCGAGCCCATCGCCATGGCCGGACCGTTTGTCATGAACACCAAGTCCGAGGTAATGCAGGCGTTCGAGGACTTCCAGGCCGGACGCCTCGGCTCCATCCCGGCAGCCCACGAAACTCTGAGCTGA
- a CDS encoding SDR family NAD(P)-dependent oxidoreductase — protein MTVSADQTNPGRTVATQMLAVYPELAGKVAVVTGAAQGMGATFAEGLASRGVNVVGADINEEQMLATAETINAALSANSLADKPGRVVGARVDVTKPEDHETLAKLALAEFGQVDFWINNAGIFPFALAEEITPEQIGATLSVNVEGVLYGAQAAARHMQPGGAIVNMSSVSALRVRKGRGAYCTSKAAVAHLTESLAVEFGDKGLRVNSIAPGYIDTAMTKWVQEDPAALAKALDAVPLHRLGSPEEVFGPVLFLLSDSARYVTGHSIAVDGGSRHV, from the coding sequence ATGACCGTTAGCGCTGATCAGACGAACCCGGGCCGCACCGTTGCCACACAAATGTTGGCGGTGTACCCCGAGTTGGCAGGCAAGGTTGCCGTAGTGACCGGCGCTGCCCAAGGAATGGGTGCGACGTTCGCCGAAGGTCTGGCGTCACGCGGAGTCAACGTGGTCGGGGCAGACATCAATGAAGAGCAGATGCTGGCAACGGCCGAGACCATCAACGCTGCGCTGAGTGCAAACTCCCTGGCGGACAAGCCTGGCCGTGTGGTCGGCGCCCGTGTTGACGTCACCAAGCCCGAGGATCATGAAACGCTGGCCAAGCTGGCACTCGCGGAGTTCGGACAGGTCGACTTCTGGATCAACAACGCCGGTATCTTCCCGTTTGCACTGGCTGAAGAGATCACGCCCGAGCAAATCGGTGCGACCTTGAGCGTCAACGTCGAAGGTGTTCTGTACGGAGCTCAGGCGGCTGCGCGCCACATGCAGCCCGGTGGTGCCATCGTGAACATGTCTTCGGTGTCCGCTCTGCGCGTCCGCAAGGGACGCGGTGCGTACTGCACGTCGAAGGCAGCCGTCGCACACCTTACCGAGTCGCTCGCAGTTGAGTTCGGCGACAAGGGACTTCGTGTCAACTCCATCGCACCCGGATATATCGACACCGCCATGACCAAGTGGGTCCAGGAAGATCCGGCCGCACTTGCCAAGGCTCTCGACGCTGTCCCGCTGCACCGTTTGGGTTCCCCGGAAGAGGTCTTCGGCCCGGTGTTGTTCCTGCTCTCGGACAGCGCACGTTACGTGACCGGCCACAGCATTGCGGTCGACGGCGGTTCGCGGCATGTCTGA
- a CDS encoding aldehyde dehydrogenase family protein: MSTDNELISINPATLEEVGRTAVTTPAELDAKAVAAQSAFQAWRTSRSTRQGLLAACSYELMRQSPAISALLTAEQGKSLTDSSGEVWISARCLAHFARLDWADESPAPPSPIREARIQHRPLGVVAAIVPWNFPIFLMMAKIAPALAAGNTVLVKPAESVSLVVGEVVRILQTILPEGVLDIVYGGSDTGKSLIEHPAVRKVSFTGSTGVGKAIMKQAADTITPVTLELGGNDPAILLDSADINYAAGFLAHSAFFNSGQMCIAPKRAYVPADKVDAFCATFEAVMSTMVVGDGAAAGTTVGPLHNSAQLEYVQGLLDKARADGADITGGNRITTLPGYFMEPALVRGVDDTSDIVEFEQFGLAFPVVAYTDVDDVVSLLNSQEFGLGASVWGEQSAAIEVAEQIDAGQVWVNTHNALEVELPFGGVKSSGFGREGGEAGVHDFLETRVVSVKL; the protein is encoded by the coding sequence ATGAGTACCGACAATGAATTGATCTCGATCAATCCGGCGACTCTCGAGGAGGTAGGGCGCACCGCTGTCACCACGCCGGCCGAACTCGATGCGAAAGCTGTTGCCGCCCAATCCGCGTTCCAGGCCTGGCGAACCTCGAGAAGCACCAGGCAGGGTCTACTCGCTGCCTGTTCCTACGAATTGATGCGGCAGTCCCCGGCGATCTCCGCGCTCCTCACTGCGGAGCAGGGTAAGTCGCTCACCGATTCGAGCGGTGAAGTCTGGATCTCGGCCCGGTGCCTCGCACACTTCGCCCGCCTCGACTGGGCCGACGAATCGCCGGCCCCGCCCTCGCCGATACGCGAAGCGCGAATTCAGCACCGCCCGCTGGGCGTCGTTGCCGCTATCGTGCCGTGGAACTTCCCGATTTTCCTGATGATGGCCAAGATTGCGCCGGCACTGGCTGCGGGCAATACAGTCCTGGTCAAACCTGCGGAATCGGTGTCGCTGGTAGTCGGTGAAGTGGTCCGCATCCTGCAAACCATTCTTCCCGAAGGCGTGCTCGACATCGTCTACGGCGGCTCGGATACCGGCAAGTCGTTGATCGAACATCCTGCCGTGCGCAAGGTCTCGTTCACCGGTTCCACGGGGGTTGGCAAGGCGATCATGAAGCAGGCTGCCGATACGATCACCCCGGTCACTCTCGAACTGGGCGGCAATGATCCCGCGATCCTGCTCGACAGTGCAGATATCAACTACGCTGCAGGGTTTTTGGCGCATTCAGCCTTCTTCAACAGCGGGCAGATGTGCATCGCTCCCAAGCGTGCGTACGTTCCCGCAGACAAGGTCGACGCCTTCTGCGCCACGTTCGAAGCCGTCATGTCGACCATGGTCGTGGGCGACGGGGCCGCAGCCGGAACCACGGTCGGGCCGTTGCACAATTCTGCGCAGCTCGAGTATGTGCAGGGTCTGCTCGACAAGGCCCGAGCTGACGGCGCAGACATCACGGGCGGAAACCGAATAACCACTCTGCCCGGCTATTTCATGGAACCCGCTCTGGTGCGCGGAGTCGACGATACCAGCGACATCGTCGAATTCGAGCAATTCGGTTTGGCATTCCCCGTCGTGGCTTACACCGACGTCGACGATGTTGTCTCCCTCTTGAACAGCCAAGAGTTCGGGCTCGGCGCATCTGTCTGGGGCGAACAATCCGCCGCAATCGAAGTTGCCGAACAGATCGACGCCGGTCAGGTGTGGGTCAATACCCACAACGCCCTTGAAGTCGAACTTCCCTTCGGCGGAGTGAAGAGCAGCGGCTTCGGCCGGGAAGGTGGCGAAGCCGGCGTCCACGATTTCCTGGAAACGCGGGTAGTGAGTGTAAAGCTGTAA
- a CDS encoding FAD-dependent oxidoreductase: MSDHWDVVVIGGGGAGLAAAVSAAEEGASVLLFESETELGGSTALSAGIFTAAGTSVQSGLGIDDTAEKFFQHYMDLNQWVLAPGLIRAFCENAAPTLEWLIGLGVEIPAAISGNAHQPGLAQAGVEDVWRGHVPKDQGYGLIQVLDKARRKHGIEVIFGTRVQKLIEEDGRVVGVVADDIEVPAGAVVVASGGFAQDPTLVDRYFPDANHAGESLFVVAADGSRGDHLRFAKDLGASVAGDGWGLIMPTVYFQRFHHWQSGFPPKSRVNVNQDGRRFMDEDSSYAVSTGIIDQQGGYGWMVFDENARVTQTPGYADWNPERVAEEAEAGRTLRADTIEELAELIGVPAPTLVATVDRWNEQLPNGYDDDFLRHRTLRNKGAVGNPDRIGTAPFYAAKILPAELVCTHAGLEINSSAAVLGKTGVPIEGLYAAGEAGAGILGLRYVGGGNAVANALTMGRIAGRNAASFTKTSAAGVPVNSIAHA; encoded by the coding sequence ATGAGTGATCACTGGGATGTCGTTGTCATCGGTGGCGGCGGAGCGGGACTCGCAGCTGCGGTATCAGCCGCTGAAGAAGGCGCCTCCGTGTTGCTGTTCGAATCCGAGACCGAACTCGGTGGCTCCACAGCACTGTCCGCCGGTATCTTCACCGCAGCCGGTACGAGTGTGCAGTCGGGACTGGGCATCGACGACACCGCGGAGAAGTTCTTCCAGCACTACATGGATCTCAACCAGTGGGTGCTTGCACCCGGATTGATTCGTGCGTTCTGCGAAAATGCCGCACCCACGCTCGAGTGGCTTATCGGCCTCGGCGTCGAGATCCCAGCCGCGATCTCGGGTAACGCACACCAGCCAGGTCTGGCGCAGGCCGGAGTCGAAGATGTCTGGCGTGGCCACGTCCCGAAAGACCAGGGATACGGTCTGATTCAGGTACTCGACAAGGCTCGGCGTAAGCACGGCATCGAAGTGATCTTCGGGACGCGGGTGCAAAAGCTGATCGAGGAAGACGGTCGGGTTGTCGGCGTAGTGGCGGACGATATCGAGGTTCCGGCCGGTGCTGTCGTCGTAGCTTCCGGTGGCTTCGCTCAGGATCCGACGCTTGTCGATCGCTATTTCCCCGACGCCAACCACGCCGGAGAATCGTTGTTCGTCGTTGCTGCCGACGGTAGTCGTGGTGACCACCTGCGGTTTGCCAAGGACTTGGGCGCTTCGGTTGCCGGTGACGGCTGGGGTCTCATCATGCCAACGGTGTACTTCCAGCGGTTCCATCACTGGCAGTCCGGTTTCCCGCCGAAGTCCCGGGTCAACGTCAATCAGGACGGTCGGCGGTTTATGGACGAGGACAGCTCGTACGCGGTCTCGACGGGCATCATCGACCAGCAAGGCGGCTACGGCTGGATGGTCTTCGACGAGAACGCCCGAGTGACTCAGACTCCCGGTTATGCCGACTGGAACCCCGAGCGCGTCGCAGAAGAAGCTGAAGCCGGTCGTACGCTTCGAGCCGACACGATCGAGGAACTTGCCGAACTGATCGGCGTACCGGCGCCGACGCTGGTGGCAACGGTAGATCGTTGGAACGAGCAGTTGCCAAACGGATACGACGACGATTTTCTGCGTCATCGCACGTTGCGAAACAAGGGCGCGGTCGGCAATCCGGACCGGATCGGCACGGCACCGTTCTACGCGGCAAAGATTCTTCCCGCCGAACTGGTGTGCACCCACGCGGGCCTGGAAATCAACAGCAGTGCAGCAGTTCTCGGAAAAACCGGGGTCCCGATCGAGGGGCTCTACGCAGCCGGTGAGGCCGGTGCCGGCATCTTGGGATTGCGATATGTGGGCGGTGGCAACGCAGTTGCAAACGCTCTGACCATGGGTCGTATTGCGGGACGCAATGCGGCGAGTTTCACGAAGACCAGCGCCGCGGGCGTACCGGTCAATTCCATTGCGCACGCCTGA
- a CDS encoding PaaI family thioesterase: MSIDNSAPTVKLDPLNTLMDVRAVAITPGDLTFAQTIGNRFHDHRGRTVLGSLGVMIDGAMGGAVYSGLTSGHQSVLAQVTVSAAADIPTIGTVGATGVLMHLDDGVGLASGQLRGDDNTLLAVMAGRAMVVSRPPVVAPDEYIAGPALDVPVPEEVSDLNGRSGSDVVEGILAGTIKRGPLNGLLDLTLTEVTPGSVVGELAPVEWMANPLGAVQGGVLISVTDAITGLAAQTLTTAEQDYRVLDHKIDFLRSPAIGGPVMRAEASVIRAGRRLALIESRIVDNTGQVYIRATSSVQMISQQVHSR, from the coding sequence ATGAGCATCGACAACTCCGCGCCCACCGTCAAACTTGATCCCCTCAACACCTTGATGGATGTACGCGCAGTGGCGATCACACCGGGCGATCTCACTTTCGCTCAGACAATCGGGAATCGCTTCCACGACCATCGCGGACGCACAGTGCTCGGATCGCTCGGCGTCATGATCGACGGCGCCATGGGCGGAGCTGTGTACTCGGGACTCACTTCTGGCCATCAGTCGGTTCTCGCTCAGGTCACGGTCAGTGCGGCCGCCGATATCCCGACGATCGGAACAGTCGGAGCCACCGGTGTACTCATGCACCTCGACGACGGCGTCGGCCTTGCGTCGGGGCAACTACGCGGTGACGACAACACTCTCCTGGCAGTGATGGCCGGACGCGCCATGGTTGTCTCACGGCCACCCGTCGTCGCACCCGACGAGTACATCGCCGGCCCTGCCCTTGACGTACCGGTGCCCGAGGAAGTCAGCGATCTGAACGGGCGCAGCGGCTCCGACGTCGTCGAAGGAATCCTGGCCGGAACTATCAAGCGCGGACCGCTCAATGGACTCCTCGACCTCACGCTGACCGAGGTGACGCCAGGTTCGGTCGTCGGCGAACTCGCGCCGGTCGAATGGATGGCAAATCCCCTCGGCGCAGTGCAGGGCGGTGTACTGATCTCCGTAACCGACGCCATCACCGGACTCGCCGCGCAAACCCTCACCACCGCCGAACAGGATTACCGCGTCCTCGACCACAAGATCGACTTCCTGCGCTCACCCGCCATCGGTGGTCCCGTCATGCGTGCCGAAGCCAGCGTGATCCGCGCCGGCCGTAGGCTCGCACTCATCGAATCGCGCATCGTGGACAACACCGGCCAGGTCTACATCCGCGCCACTTCGAGCGTCCAGATGATCTCCCAGCAAGTTCACAGCCGATAA
- a CDS encoding IclR family transcriptional regulator, with protein sequence MRELSDDHRPRISPVQVDSGMSKTLHHGLEILELLTSYPHGLSVTDIADGIGVHRTVAHRLIRTLEAHHLCRKDTFKRVTLGAGLVTLAEPVEQDLRTLARPILEELADATEATAHLVVRESETEVRALMVVEPRSARMHVAFRPGQVDPIDRGSAGLSMLASLPPVDGERDEVRIARARGYASTIGEITPSVHGISAAVPGRRGDAITSIGISAFHADDQDALGAEVIAAAQKLGSLLR encoded by the coding sequence ATGCGCGAACTCAGCGATGACCATCGACCACGAATAAGCCCAGTTCAGGTGGACTCCGGCATGTCGAAAACTCTCCATCACGGACTCGAAATTCTGGAGCTCCTCACCTCGTATCCGCACGGATTGTCAGTCACCGACATCGCCGACGGCATCGGCGTTCACCGGACTGTCGCGCACCGACTCATCCGAACCCTCGAGGCACATCACTTGTGCCGCAAGGACACTTTCAAGCGCGTCACACTCGGCGCCGGACTGGTCACCCTCGCCGAACCGGTCGAGCAGGATCTACGAACCCTCGCCCGCCCGATCCTCGAAGAACTTGCCGACGCCACCGAGGCCACCGCCCACCTCGTAGTCCGCGAGAGCGAGACGGAAGTTCGCGCACTGATGGTCGTCGAACCGCGCAGTGCCCGCATGCACGTCGCCTTCCGTCCCGGCCAGGTCGATCCGATCGACCGCGGCTCCGCCGGCCTGTCCATGCTTGCCTCGCTCCCGCCCGTCGACGGTGAACGAGACGAAGTGCGCATTGCTCGCGCCCGCGGTTACGCGTCGACGATCGGCGAAATCACCCCTTCGGTCCACGGCATCTCGGCGGCAGTTCCCGGACGCCGCGGCGACGCCATCACCAGTATCGGAATCTCCGCTTTCCACGCCGACGACCAGGACGCACTGGGTGCGGAAGTTATCGCGGCCGCACAAAAACTGGGAAGCTTGTTGCGCTGA
- a CDS encoding pirin-like bicupin family protein — protein MSSVVVQRAHERAHLNYGWLTSRHSFPFAGNFDHAAYAHGLLLVNNDDIVEAGSGFDTHQHLDTEIVTWVLSGSLVHQDSAGHTGEIHRGLAQRMSAGTGILHSERNDTRRADGTRHTEPVHVVQMWIPPDESGITPSYQELDVNTELDAGGLITLASGMPAHRDHSAITLHNKYAALHVARLEPGEVITLPDAPYVHAYIPQGSVTVEDVDTLIAGDSLRLKETGGHRVTAVEPAEVLIWEMHAGLQPHLVR, from the coding sequence ATGTCATCGGTAGTAGTTCAGCGTGCGCATGAACGTGCGCACCTGAACTACGGCTGGCTCACGTCGCGTCACAGTTTTCCCTTCGCCGGGAACTTCGACCACGCCGCCTACGCACACGGGTTGTTGTTGGTCAACAACGACGACATCGTCGAAGCCGGCTCCGGTTTCGACACCCATCAACACCTCGATACCGAAATCGTCACGTGGGTGCTCAGCGGTTCCCTGGTCCATCAGGATTCAGCGGGGCATACCGGCGAAATTCATCGCGGCCTCGCGCAACGAATGAGCGCCGGAACCGGGATCCTGCATTCCGAGCGCAACGACACCAGACGCGCCGACGGTACCCGCCACACCGAACCGGTCCATGTCGTCCAAATGTGGATTCCGCCAGACGAATCCGGGATCACTCCGAGCTATCAGGAACTCGACGTCAATACCGAACTCGACGCCGGTGGTCTGATCACCTTGGCGTCGGGAATGCCGGCGCACCGCGATCACAGTGCGATCACGCTTCACAACAAGTATGCGGCGCTGCACGTCGCACGGCTCGAACCCGGCGAAGTCATAACACTTCCGGACGCTCCGTATGTTCACGCCTACATCCCGCAGGGCTCCGTCACTGTAGAGGACGTGGACACTCTCATTGCTGGAGATTCGTTGCGACTCAAGGAAACCGGCGGACATCGAGTCACCGCCGTGGAACCAGCGGAGGTCCTGATCTGGGAGATGCACGCCGGACTGCAGCCGCATCTCGTACGCTGA